In Paenibacillus kyungheensis, the following are encoded in one genomic region:
- the abc-f gene encoding ribosomal protection-like ABC-F family protein → MSILNVEKLSHGFGDRAIFKDVSFRLLKGEHIGLIGANGEGKSTFMNIVTGKLQPDEGKVEWSKRVRVGYLDQHAVLDKGMSIRDVLKGAFQYLLDMEQEMNDMYGKMGDVTPEELEELLEQVGTIQDTLTNQDFYLIDAKVDETARGLGLTDIGLDKDVNDLSGGQRTKVLLAKLLLEKPDILLLDEPTNYLDEVHIEWLKRYLIDYENAFILISHDIPFLNSVINIIYHMENQELSRYVGDYDYFQEVYEMKKQQLESAFKRQQQEISQLKDFVARNKASVATRNMAMSRQKKLDKMDVIELAQERPKPQFNFKVGRTAGKLIFETNNLIIGYDEPLSRPLDLKMERGQKIALVGANGIGKTTLLRSILGEIQAISGTVQRGEHQQIGYFEQEMKGDNYNSCIEEIWKEFPSYSQFEVRAALAKCGLTTKHIESKIAVLSGGEKAKVRLCKLINRETNILVLDEPTNHLDVDAKDELKRALQAYKGSILMISHEPEFYRDIVTETWNCEDWTTKVF, encoded by the coding sequence ATGAGTATATTGAATGTAGAGAAGTTAAGTCACGGATTTGGTGATCGTGCTATTTTTAAAGATGTATCGTTCCGTCTGTTAAAAGGCGAACATATTGGCTTAATCGGAGCGAATGGTGAAGGTAAGTCTACTTTTATGAATATCGTGACTGGTAAATTACAGCCAGACGAAGGTAAAGTGGAATGGTCGAAGCGGGTACGTGTTGGTTATTTGGATCAACATGCTGTGCTGGATAAAGGCATGAGTATTCGTGATGTATTAAAAGGCGCTTTCCAGTACTTGCTTGATATGGAGCAAGAAATGAATGATATGTATGGCAAAATGGGAGATGTAACTCCTGAAGAATTAGAAGAATTGCTAGAGCAAGTAGGTACGATTCAAGATACATTAACCAACCAGGACTTTTACTTGATCGATGCCAAAGTCGATGAGACAGCGCGCGGTCTGGGATTAACTGATATTGGTCTGGACAAAGACGTAAACGATCTGAGTGGTGGTCAACGTACCAAAGTGTTACTTGCCAAATTGCTACTTGAAAAACCGGATATTCTTTTGCTAGATGAGCCGACCAACTATCTGGATGAAGTGCATATTGAATGGTTGAAGCGCTATTTGATTGATTATGAAAATGCGTTTATTCTAATCTCGCATGATATTCCATTCTTGAACAGTGTAATTAATATTATTTACCATATGGAAAATCAAGAATTAAGCCGTTATGTTGGCGACTATGATTATTTCCAAGAAGTCTACGAAATGAAAAAGCAACAGTTAGAATCAGCTTTCAAACGTCAACAGCAAGAGATCTCACAATTGAAAGATTTTGTTGCACGTAACAAAGCGAGTGTAGCGACTCGTAATATGGCGATGTCCCGTCAGAAGAAGCTGGATAAAATGGATGTGATCGAGCTTGCGCAAGAACGTCCGAAGCCACAGTTTAACTTCAAAGTCGGTCGTACCGCAGGTAAATTAATTTTTGAAACGAACAATTTGATTATTGGTTATGATGAGCCATTGTCCAGACCGCTTGATCTCAAAATGGAACGTGGTCAAAAAATCGCGTTGGTCGGTGCGAATGGTATCGGTAAAACGACCTTGCTACGTAGTATTTTGGGCGAAATCCAAGCTATTTCGGGTACAGTACAACGTGGTGAACATCAGCAAATCGGTTACTTTGAACAAGAAATGAAAGGCGATAACTACAATTCTTGTATCGAAGAAATATGGAAAGAGTTCCCTTCGTATTCCCAATTTGAAGTTCGTGCTGCACTGGCGAAATGTGGTCTAACAACCAAACATATCGAAAGTAAAATTGCTGTCCTCAGTGGTGGCGAAAAAGCAAAAGTACGTCTATGTAAATTAATTAATCGTGAGACCAATATTCTGGTACTCGATGAGCCGACGAACCATTTGGATGTCGATGCCAAGGATGAATTAAAACGCGCACTTCAAGCATACAAAGGCAGTATTTTGATGATCTCTCACGAACCTGAATTCTATCGTGATATTGTGACAGAGACTTGGAACTGTGAAGATTGGACAACAAAAGTATTTTAA
- the cysI gene encoding assimilatory sulfite reductase (NADPH) hemoprotein subunit, giving the protein MGNLEKEKPYPPHDRAHSDVEDIKRNSNYLRGSLEETLKDPITGSIPEDDNRLMKHHGSYMQDDRDLRTERNKQKLEPAYQFMLRVRASGGVVTPAQWLMMDSISHKYGNDTIRLTTRQSFQLHGVLKWNLKNTIREVNESLLSTLAACGDVNRNVMCNPNPYQSDVHAQVYEWACKVSEHLDPKTRAYHEIWLDEEKIIDSNEVEPEPIYGAVYLPRKFKIGIAVPPSNDVDVFSQDLGFIAVVENDVLLGFNVSVGGGMGMTHGDDKTYPQVSKVIGFCTPEQMIDVAEKTVTIQRDYGDRAVRKHARFKYTIDDRGLQWFVDELHERLGWQLQGARPFHFDHNGDRYGWVKGNNGRSHLTLFIQNGRIMDDGDYQLMTGLREIAKIHDGDFRLTANQNLIIGNVSSRKKKKIEEMIERYQLTAGAHYSALRRNSMACVSLPTCGMAMAEAERYLPELIDKIEPILEEAGLRDEDIVIRMTGCPNGCARPALAEISFIGKAPGKYNMYLGGSFTGHRLNKLYKENIGEEEILNSLRPMVNQYAKERIAGEHFGDFVIRAGYVAEVLDGMQFHA; this is encoded by the coding sequence ATGGGGAATCTAGAAAAAGAAAAACCGTATCCTCCGCATGATCGAGCACATAGCGATGTGGAGGATATTAAGCGCAATAGTAATTATTTACGAGGTAGCTTAGAAGAAACATTAAAAGATCCAATTACCGGTTCGATTCCAGAAGATGATAACCGTCTGATGAAACATCATGGTAGTTATATGCAAGATGATCGTGATCTGCGTACCGAACGTAATAAGCAAAAGTTAGAACCTGCTTATCAATTTATGCTACGTGTGCGTGCTTCTGGTGGTGTAGTCACTCCTGCACAATGGCTGATGATGGACAGCATTTCTCATAAATACGGCAATGATACGATTCGCTTAACCACCCGTCAATCATTCCAATTGCATGGAGTGCTGAAATGGAATCTCAAAAATACGATTCGTGAAGTGAATGAATCGCTACTAAGCACACTTGCGGCTTGTGGTGACGTGAACCGTAATGTAATGTGCAATCCGAATCCATATCAATCAGATGTTCATGCTCAAGTGTATGAATGGGCTTGCAAAGTCAGTGAACATTTAGATCCCAAAACAAGAGCCTATCATGAAATCTGGTTAGATGAAGAAAAGATTATAGACAGCAATGAGGTAGAGCCAGAACCGATCTACGGCGCAGTCTATTTACCACGTAAGTTCAAGATTGGGATTGCGGTTCCACCTTCTAATGATGTCGATGTATTTTCACAAGATTTAGGGTTTATCGCTGTGGTCGAAAATGATGTTCTGCTCGGATTTAACGTTTCGGTTGGTGGCGGTATGGGAATGACACACGGAGATGACAAAACCTATCCGCAAGTGTCTAAAGTAATCGGCTTCTGTACACCAGAGCAAATGATTGATGTTGCCGAGAAAACAGTGACGATTCAGCGGGACTATGGTGATCGTGCTGTACGAAAGCATGCTCGCTTCAAGTATACGATTGATGATCGTGGTCTACAGTGGTTTGTCGATGAATTGCACGAACGTCTAGGCTGGCAGTTACAGGGTGCGCGTCCATTCCATTTTGACCATAATGGAGATCGTTACGGTTGGGTGAAAGGGAACAATGGTAGATCCCACTTAACTCTATTTATCCAAAATGGGCGTATTATGGATGATGGTGATTATCAATTGATGACCGGCTTGCGTGAAATTGCCAAAATTCACGATGGTGACTTCCGTCTAACAGCGAATCAAAATCTGATTATCGGTAATGTAAGCAGTCGCAAAAAGAAAAAGATTGAAGAAATGATTGAGCGTTATCAATTAACCGCAGGTGCTCATTATTCAGCGCTTCGTCGTAATTCGATGGCTTGTGTATCATTACCAACATGTGGAATGGCGATGGCAGAAGCTGAGCGTTATTTACCTGAATTGATCGACAAAATCGAACCGATCTTAGAAGAAGCAGGTCTGCGCGATGAAGATATCGTGATTCGGATGACCGGTTGCCCGAATGGTTGTGCACGTCCGGCACTGGCTGAGATTTCATTTATCGGTAAAGCTCCAGGTAAATACAATATGTATCTAGGCGGTAGCTTTACAGGGCATCGGCTGAACAAGCTATACAAAGAAAATATTGGCGAAGAAGAGATTCTAAATTCACTACGTCCAATGGTCAATCAATATGCCAAAGAACGGATCGCTGGCGAACATTTCGGTGATTTTGTGATTCGTGCAGGGTATGTAGCAGAAGTATTAGATGGTATGCAATTTCATGCTTAA
- a CDS encoding YebC/PmpR family DNA-binding transcriptional regulator, with amino-acid sequence MGRKWNNIKEKKASKDANTSRVYAKFGVEIYVAAKKGDPDPESNRALKVVVERAKTYNVPKAIIDRALEKAKGSGDEQYAELRYEGFGPNGSMIIVDALTNNVNRTAPEVRSAFNKNGGNMGVAGSVAYMFDSTAVIGITGKTADEVLEILMEADVDARDILEEDEAVIVYAEPDQFHAVQEAFKEAGVTEFTVAELTMLPQNYLTLPDEATYAQFEKLIDALEDLEDVQQVYHNVEFED; translated from the coding sequence ATGGGCCGTAAATGGAATAATATTAAAGAGAAAAAAGCTTCAAAAGATGCTAACACAAGTCGTGTATACGCTAAATTTGGAGTTGAAATTTATGTAGCTGCGAAAAAAGGCGATCCAGATCCGGAATCTAACCGTGCTTTGAAAGTCGTTGTAGAACGCGCAAAAACATATAACGTACCTAAAGCGATTATTGATCGTGCACTTGAAAAAGCAAAAGGTAGTGGAGATGAGCAATATGCTGAACTTCGTTATGAAGGCTTTGGTCCAAACGGTTCGATGATTATCGTAGATGCGTTAACGAATAACGTAAACCGTACTGCACCAGAAGTTCGTTCTGCTTTTAACAAAAATGGCGGTAACATGGGTGTAGCTGGTTCTGTAGCTTACATGTTCGATTCTACAGCTGTTATCGGAATCACTGGTAAAACGGCTGATGAAGTATTGGAAATTCTGATGGAAGCTGATGTAGACGCACGCGATATTCTTGAAGAAGATGAAGCGGTAATCGTTTATGCAGAACCTGATCAATTCCATGCGGTACAAGAAGCGTTCAAAGAAGCAGGTGTAACTGAATTTACGGTTGCTGAATTGACGATGTTACCACAAAACTACCTGACTCTTCCTGATGAAGCGACATATGCACAATTTGAGAAATTGATTGATGCACTTGAAGATTTAGAAGATGTACAACAGGTCTATCACAACGTAGAGTTCGAAGATTAA
- a CDS encoding GNAT family N-acetyltransferase, with the protein MENIIVQQIQWNTDQYRACLSLRDEVLRQPLGLSIWDDPWQEEGNDIHICATLEQDTIGVLLLRPIDQQVIQMKQVAVSETVRGKQVGKKLVELAEQIAIAKGYRTIILHARENAIPFYKKLHYSSVGEPFTEVGIKHSKMIKHIQ; encoded by the coding sequence ATGGAAAACATAATCGTGCAGCAGATACAATGGAATACAGATCAATATCGTGCATGTCTTTCATTGCGTGACGAAGTATTACGGCAACCTTTGGGGCTTAGTATATGGGATGATCCTTGGCAAGAAGAAGGCAACGATATTCATATCTGTGCGACTTTGGAGCAAGATACTATAGGTGTTCTTTTATTGCGTCCAATCGATCAGCAAGTCATCCAGATGAAGCAAGTCGCTGTAAGTGAAACTGTTCGAGGTAAGCAAGTTGGCAAAAAGCTAGTCGAATTAGCAGAACAGATCGCTATAGCAAAAGGATATCGTACGATCATTTTACATGCACGTGAGAATGCTATTCCTTTTTATAAAAAGCTTCATTATTCATCAGTTGGAGAACCTTTTACAGAAGTGGGTATCAAGCATAGCAAAATGATCAAACATATCCAGTAA
- a CDS encoding acyltransferase family protein, producing MNTRDYYFDNLKFLLITLVVIGHLIEPLNEDPVLRPIYLMIYTFHIPLFVLISGYFAKNIGSGDYLNKVISRLIVPYLLFESLYSLFDFWIYDRAELKFSYFTPYWLMWFFFSMILWKVAMPYIIRIRYALPIVIGIAILAGYANDAQYYASVSRTLVFFPFFLIGYYLDKSWIDRLRTTRMRIYSSIGLILTYVMISSYGYKYKKEWFFGSFSYESLGHDEWSAGIYRIAVYGAAVLIGGMIMILIPERQLPWISTMGTNTLYTYLLHGFIVLVLTASDFYTHFTTTTEKLLLIPFGIILTMLLSFSSIRFLFKWLVEPKMKLLLKHHPSRSNRSKSQTG from the coding sequence ATGAACACGAGAGATTATTATTTTGATAATTTGAAATTCCTTCTGATTACGTTAGTAGTAATCGGTCATTTGATCGAGCCGTTAAATGAAGATCCGGTACTGCGACCGATTTATTTGATGATTTATACTTTTCATATTCCACTATTCGTACTGATATCCGGTTACTTTGCTAAAAATATCGGTAGCGGTGATTATTTGAACAAAGTGATCAGTCGATTAATTGTGCCTTATTTGCTATTTGAATCTTTATATTCCTTATTTGATTTCTGGATCTATGATCGAGCAGAGTTGAAATTTTCTTATTTTACTCCGTACTGGTTGATGTGGTTCTTTTTTAGTATGATTTTGTGGAAAGTAGCAATGCCTTATATAATCCGTATTCGTTATGCTTTGCCGATCGTAATTGGGATAGCGATACTAGCAGGATATGCTAATGACGCACAATATTATGCTAGTGTGTCACGGACGCTTGTCTTTTTCCCATTTTTTCTCATCGGTTATTATTTAGATAAATCATGGATTGATCGGTTACGTACAACCCGGATGCGCATCTATTCAAGTATTGGATTGATACTTACGTATGTAATGATCTCTTCGTATGGATATAAGTACAAAAAAGAATGGTTTTTTGGAAGCTTTTCGTATGAATCGTTAGGGCATGACGAATGGAGCGCAGGTATATATCGGATCGCTGTATATGGTGCTGCTGTGTTGATCGGAGGAATGATAATGATTTTAATTCCTGAGCGCCAACTTCCCTGGATATCAACAATGGGAACCAACACACTGTATACATACCTGCTCCATGGATTTATTGTGCTGGTTCTGACAGCCAGTGATTTTTATACTCATTTTACAACGACGACCGAAAAGTTATTGTTGATTCCTTTCGGGATCATATTAACGATGTTGTTATCATTTAGCAGTATTCGTTTTCTATTCAAATGGTTAGTTGAACCTAAAATGAAGTTATTATTGAAGCATCATCCAAGTCGTTCTAATCGCAGTAAAAGCCAAACCGGGTAA
- a CDS encoding alanyl-tRNA editing protein, translating into MSAILYYNDSFLREWTTTIVERREQNNQYFVRLEETAFYPHGGGQPCDTGKINEIDVLDVVKEDEYIWHQVSQLPNDNEAHCQLNWERRLDHMQHHTGQHLLSATALQLFDAPTLSFHLGQDMVTIDIDRKSMNDTELATLEQAVNQRIYDNLAVSSYFVNAEQLAQLPVVKMPKVTEDIRIVEIEGVEYNTCGGTHVSRTGQIGLIKLFKAEKQKGSIRIYFKCGARALADYNDSLHILNTLATKFNTGRKDILERFGKWEEDQQQLKAVLEQLRKANDTYESNQLLSQMQNQQITHIFEHKTLSDLQRIAATLIVEQEVTVLFATLSEYKVFLAQNGHPHLKCGAFFKEHLATFHGKGGGSDLSAQATFTSEADLNAFYEFAQQQLHLVR; encoded by the coding sequence ATGTCAGCTATTTTATATTATAACGATTCATTTTTGAGAGAATGGACAACAACAATTGTAGAACGTCGTGAACAAAATAATCAGTACTTTGTTCGGCTAGAAGAGACTGCTTTTTATCCGCATGGTGGAGGACAGCCTTGTGATACAGGGAAGATCAATGAGATCGATGTGTTAGATGTTGTCAAAGAAGATGAGTATATCTGGCATCAAGTATCCCAATTACCAAATGATAATGAAGCACACTGTCAATTGAACTGGGAACGTCGATTGGATCATATGCAGCACCATACCGGACAACATTTATTATCGGCTACAGCATTACAATTGTTCGATGCACCTACACTCAGTTTTCATTTAGGGCAAGATATGGTCACGATCGATATTGATCGTAAATCAATGAATGACACTGAATTAGCTACACTTGAACAAGCAGTCAATCAGCGAATTTACGATAATCTAGCTGTCAGCAGTTATTTTGTCAATGCAGAGCAATTAGCTCAATTGCCTGTAGTGAAAATGCCGAAAGTGACCGAGGATATCCGCATCGTCGAAATAGAAGGCGTTGAATACAATACTTGCGGAGGAACGCATGTATCGCGTACCGGACAGATTGGACTTATCAAACTATTCAAAGCTGAAAAGCAAAAAGGCAGTATCCGTATCTATTTCAAATGTGGTGCTCGTGCACTTGCTGATTATAACGACAGTCTGCATATTTTGAATACGCTGGCTACCAAATTTAATACAGGTCGCAAAGATATTTTGGAACGCTTTGGCAAATGGGAAGAAGACCAACAACAACTCAAAGCTGTATTAGAACAATTGCGTAAAGCTAACGATACTTATGAATCCAATCAATTATTATCTCAGATGCAAAATCAACAGATAACACATATATTTGAACACAAAACATTATCAGACTTACAACGGATCGCCGCTACGCTGATCGTCGAGCAAGAAGTGACAGTGCTGTTCGCAACATTAAGCGAATACAAAGTCTTTTTAGCTCAAAACGGTCATCCTCATTTAAAATGCGGTGCTTTTTTCAAAGAACATCTAGCTACCTTTCATGGAAAAGGCGGAGGAAGTGATCTTTCAGCGCAAGCTACCTTTACTTCGGAAGCCGATCTTAACGCATTTTATGAATTTGCACAGCAACAACTTCATCTTGTTCGTTAA
- a CDS encoding assimilatory sulfite reductase (NADPH) flavoprotein subunit, with the protein MELQVMNSPFNQEQVDLLNRLLPTLNTTQRIWLSGYIAALPESAAGPTTANAVAAPVETSNGQATVTLSKDVTILFGSQTGNSNSLAKKMAKKLEEQGFQITLSSMGDFKTNQLKKVENLLIVVSTQGEGDPPDNAIPFFEFVHSKRAPQLDHARFAVLGLGDTSYEFFCQTGKDFDKRLEELGAERLVPRVDCDVDFEEPATAWMNDVLTALTQSAETSSPSVAVTSSATASVAVESEYTRTNPFQAEVLENLNLNGRGSSRETRHIELSLESSNLEYQPGDSLGVYPQNHPQLVSDIISAMNWNSDEVVTISKHGDQASLHEALLHHYEITTVTKPIVQQLAALSTSDELKVLVASGREQELRTYINGIDLLDLIQDHSFAGVSAQDFTSVLRKIPARLYSIASSPQAFPEEVHVTVRAVRYEARGRERYGVCSIHLAERLEAGDTLPVYIQHNDNFRLPENPDTPIIMIGPGTGVAPFRAFVGEREETGASGKSWLFYGDQHFATDFLYQTEWQRWLKDGVLTRMDVAFSRDTAEKVYVQHRMLERSKELFEWLQEGAAIYVCGDEKQMANDVHLTLEKIIAQEGQLSPEEATEYLTCMQQEKRYQRDVY; encoded by the coding sequence TTGGAACTTCAAGTGATGAATAGTCCTTTTAATCAAGAGCAGGTCGATCTGCTTAATCGTCTTCTGCCTACACTTAATACAACACAACGTATTTGGCTTAGTGGATATATTGCAGCATTGCCTGAATCAGCGGCAGGTCCGACAACAGCAAACGCTGTTGCTGCGCCAGTAGAAACAAGCAATGGACAAGCAACCGTAACCCTTTCCAAAGACGTTACAATCCTTTTTGGATCACAGACCGGAAATAGTAATAGTTTAGCCAAAAAAATGGCGAAAAAATTAGAAGAGCAAGGTTTTCAGATTACACTTTCATCGATGGGTGATTTTAAGACTAATCAGTTGAAAAAAGTAGAAAACCTGCTGATCGTGGTAAGTACACAAGGAGAAGGAGATCCGCCGGATAATGCGATTCCTTTTTTTGAATTTGTGCATAGTAAACGAGCGCCTCAATTAGATCATGCACGCTTTGCAGTGCTTGGATTGGGCGATACATCTTACGAATTCTTTTGCCAGACTGGAAAAGATTTCGATAAACGCTTAGAAGAACTGGGTGCAGAACGCCTTGTACCGCGTGTAGACTGTGATGTGGATTTTGAAGAACCAGCGACAGCATGGATGAACGATGTACTGACAGCTTTGACGCAATCTGCGGAGACGTCTAGCCCTTCAGTAGCTGTAACTTCTTCGGCGACTGCTAGTGTAGCAGTAGAGTCTGAATATACACGTACCAATCCTTTTCAAGCAGAAGTGCTCGAAAATTTAAATCTTAACGGACGTGGTTCCAGTCGGGAGACCCGTCATATAGAACTTTCATTAGAAAGTTCTAACTTAGAATACCAACCTGGTGACAGTCTGGGTGTGTATCCGCAGAACCATCCGCAACTGGTAAGTGACATTATCTCTGCGATGAACTGGAATAGCGATGAAGTGGTTACGATCAGCAAGCATGGAGATCAAGCCTCTCTACACGAAGCTTTGCTTCATCATTATGAGATTACAACCGTTACGAAGCCGATTGTGCAGCAATTAGCAGCATTGTCTACAAGTGATGAATTGAAAGTATTAGTAGCATCTGGTCGTGAACAAGAACTACGTACTTATATCAATGGCATCGATCTGCTTGATCTGATACAAGATCATTCATTTGCAGGTGTATCTGCACAAGATTTCACATCGGTATTACGCAAAATTCCTGCACGATTGTATTCAATTGCAAGTAGTCCGCAAGCTTTTCCAGAAGAAGTTCATGTGACTGTACGTGCTGTACGCTATGAAGCACGCGGTCGTGAACGGTATGGAGTATGTTCTATACATTTAGCAGAACGTCTGGAAGCTGGTGATACATTGCCGGTCTATATTCAACATAACGATAATTTCCGTCTGCCAGAGAATCCAGATACCCCGATTATTATGATTGGACCGGGTACAGGAGTCGCTCCTTTTAGAGCATTTGTCGGTGAGCGTGAAGAAACAGGAGCTTCCGGTAAATCATGGTTGTTCTACGGAGATCAGCATTTTGCGACCGATTTCTTGTATCAGACCGAATGGCAACGCTGGCTTAAAGATGGTGTATTAACACGAATGGATGTTGCTTTTTCACGCGATACGGCTGAGAAAGTATATGTACAACACCGTATGTTAGAACGTAGTAAAGAGTTGTTCGAGTGGCTTCAAGAAGGAGCAGCTATCTATGTGTGTGGTGACGAGAAACAGATGGCGAACGATGTCCATTTGACCCTAGAAAAAATTATCGCTCAAGAAGGTCAATTAAGCCCTGAAGAAGCGACTGAATATTTAACATGTATGCAACAGGAAAAACGTTATCAACGGGATGTGTATTAA